One Elaeis guineensis isolate ETL-2024a chromosome 10, EG11, whole genome shotgun sequence genomic window carries:
- the LOC105052283 gene encoding uncharacterized protein has protein sequence MGDLQAWVPQSNGAAGDGNTQTPSAQQSNPEPSAISAEGWQQAEQATQEVIQCIQPTVISEQRRRVVVEYVQKLIQGYLATEIFPFGSVPLKTYLPDGDIDLIALGMPNSEDVLANEVRSVLEVEEQNKDAEFEVKDVQYIHAEVKLVKCIVQNIVVDISFNQIGGLCTLCFLEQVDNQIGRDHLFKRSIILIKAWCYYESRILGAHHGLISTYALETLVLYIFHLFHKSLDGPLVVLYRFLDYYSKFDWDNYCISLHGPIPISSLPELVAEPPETHESDSLLSKDFLKKCVDMFSVPLRGLENNSRTFSQKHLNIVDPLKENNNLGRSISKGNSYRIRSAFTYGARKLGRILLLPPENMADQVTMFFTNTLERHGSGDRPDVQGVFPSHSDSTTIDHDGLGSMSSGLKVEKCHKNKLISGSATTNSYEPLSEKINNIKISVLEKENGTSTQVSRHPLNQHLDTDWLQKCPKTVPNNTMEGNVVSGKRLAGDARDHATRRASDLRAVNENYKDSPSSSETGSSPSGKAYHAPHLFFRPENGAQGEAIDQANSTNHGAMNKAFTTRAPAPDEEFIRSDFYETESSRSGRSNVVSMSAGSVDGPLKSSCNTYLSEDSHLADHLMARNQRIGNNRSPKLNDLSDLAGDYDMHIRNLLYVQECQEFFMGASFIPLQQLPPSHYHNKNSWNTFHRRNTYTHMGANGAIPGPPFSPPGCYLINSPIMSSAYGMEDLPKPRGTGTYFPNMSFRSYRERQSPRGRNSALANHQPRSRNNGRVETSTDMNLSEESSQEPPLQAQVPIFSGNGRGKPAPLDVSQFPRTTASRGGSHVNGFVYPPEGKLAFGSFGVVPVEVSSPERGSRVESYGTQGCGSAIPVSTEQRPQMGRNHERPTQPYQLKDEVDFPPLAS, from the exons ATGGGCGACCTGCAGGCCTGGGTTCCGCAGTCGAACGGTGCGGCCGGGGATGGCAACACCCAGACACCCTCGGCGCAGCAGTCGAACCCCGAGCCGTCAGCGATCAGCGCCGAGGGCTGGCAGCAAGCCGAGCAAGCCACCCAGGAGGTGATACAGTGCATCCAGCCCACGGTGATCTCGGAGCAGCGGAGGAGGGTCGTGGTGGAGTATGTCCAGAAGCTGATCCAAGGGTATCTGGCAACCGAG ATATTTCCATTTGGATCAGTTCCACTGAAGACATATCTTCCTGATGGAGATATTGACCTGATTGCACTTGGCATGCCTAATTCTGAAGATGTTTTGGCCAATGAAGTGCGTTCTGTTCTTGAAGTTGAAGAACAAAACAAGGATGCTGAGTTTGAAGTGAAGGATGTGCAATACATTCATGCAGAG GTGAAACTTGTGAAATGCATTGTTCAGAATATTGTAGTAGATATCTCATTCAATCAGATTGGTGGACTCTGTACGCTTTGCTTTCTTGAGCAG GTTGACAACCAAATTGGAAGAGATCATCTATTCAAGCGTAGCATAATACTGATCAAAGCTTGGTGTTATTATGAAAGTCGCATTCTTGGCGCTCATCATGGTTTAATTTCTACATATGCATTGGAAACTTTAGTGTTGTACATCTTCCATCTCTTCCATAAATCGTTGGATGGCCCTTTAGTG GTTCTGTATAGGTTTTTGGATTATTACAGCAAATTTGACTGGGATAACTATTGCATCAGTTTACACGGTCCAATTCCTATTTCTTCCCTTCCAGAGTTAGTGG CCGAGCCACCAGAAACTCACGAGAGTGATTCACTGCTTAGTAAGGACTTTCTCAAAAAATGTGTGGACATGTTCTCAGTTCCCTTAAGGGGATTAGAGAACAACTCTAGAACTTTTTCCCAGAAGCATCTAAATATAGTTGATCCACTGAAAGAGAACAACAATCTTGGACGGAGCATTAGCAAAG GTAACTCTTACCGCATACGTAGTGCATTTACATATGGGGCGCGAAAGCTTGGGAGGATACTTCTGCTACCTCCTGAAAATATGGCAGATCAGGTTACAATGTTCTTCACAAACACACTAGAGAGACATGGAAGTGGTGACAGGCCTGATGTGCAAGGTGTATTTCCCAGTCATTCAGACAGTACCACAATTGATCATGATGGTCTTGGCTCTATGTCATCAGGCTTGAAGGTTGAAAAATGCCACAAAAATAAGTTAATTTCAGGTTCAGCAACCACTAATTCCTATGAGCCACTGTCTGAGAAAATTAATAACATCAAGATTTCAGTCTTAGAGAAGGAGAATGGAACCAGCACACAAGTAAGCAGACATCCCTTGAATCAACATCTGGACACAGATTGGCTGCAGAAGTGTCCCAAGACAGTACCAAATAACACCATGGAGGGCAATGTTGTTTCAGGTAAACGTTTGGCTGGTGATGCCAGAGATCATGCTACCAGAAGAGCCTCCGATTTGAGAGCTGTGAATGAAAATTATAAGGATTCACCATCAAGTAGTGAAACAGGTTCCTCACCATCTGGAAAAGCTTATCATGCACCCCATCTATTCTTTCGTCCAGAAAATGGTGCTCAAGGGGAGGCAATTGATCAAGCAAATTCAACAAATCATGGTGCAATGAACAAAGCGTTTACAACCAGGGCTCCAGCCCCTGATGAGGAATTTATACGGTCAGACTTCTATGAGACTGAGTCATCAAGAAGTGGCAGAAGCAATGTAGTTTCTATGTCTGCTGGTTCAGTTGATGGACCTCTGAAATCAAGTTGCAATACTTATTTATCAGAAGATTCACATCTGGCAGACCACTTGATGGCAAGAAATCAGAGAATTGGAAATAACAGAAGTCCAAAGTTGAATGACTTATCAGATCTCGCTGGGGATTATGACATGCATATTAGAAATCTTCTATATGTGCAGGAATGCCAAGAGTTCTTTATGGGTGCTTCATTTATTCCACTTCAACAACTGCCCCCTTCCCATTACCATAACAAAAATTCATGGAATACCTTCCATCGACGGAATACGTACACACATATGGGTGCAAATGGGGCAATCCCTGGGCCACCATTTTCTCCTCCTGGTTGTTACCTGATAAATTCACCCATAATGTCTAGTGCATATGGCATGGAAGATCTCCCAAAACCAAGAGGAACAGGGACATACTTTCCCAACATG AGCTTCCGTTCATACCGAGAAAGGCAGTCACCCAGAGGAAGGAATTCAGCGCTTGCAAATCACCAGCCAAGATCCCGCAACAATGGCCGAGTGGAAACATCAACTGACATGAACTTATCAGAGGAGAGCAGTCAGGAACCCCCATTACAGGCACAAGTTCCCATCTTTAGTGGAAATGGACGTGGGAAGCCAGCCCCCTTGGACGTATCCCAGTTTCCACGTACTACTGCCTCAAGAGGTGGCTCCCATGTTAATGGGTTTGTATATCCACCAGAAGGAAAACTTGCATTTGGATCCTTTGGTGTTGTTCCAGTAGAAGTGTCCTCGCCGGAACGAGGCAGCAGAGTGGAATCTTATGGTACTCAGGGATGTGGATCAGCAATCCCTGTTTCAACAGAGCAGAGACCTCAAATGGGCAGAAATCATGAAAg GCCAACTCAACCATATCAGCTGAAAGATGAAGTCGACTTCCCCCCTCTAGCCAGCTGA